Part of the Pseudomonas sp. ADAK13 genome is shown below.
TGCGCAACGCGATGACCTACCTGGACAGCGGCGAAAAAGCCGCCGAAGCCGCAGGACAAAACGCCAACACCTTGGTGATTGCGCCGCAGTTCCTCAACCAGACCGACCTCAAGCGCAACCAGATCGACAGCCAGACCCTGCGCTGGAACAGCAATGACTGGATGGCCGGCGAGCCGTCCACCGGCCCGGGCCAGATCAGCTCCTATGGCGCCCTGGACCAGATCATCAAGCACCTGGGCAACCGCAAGCTGTTTCCGAACCTGAAGGAAATCGTGGTGGCCGGCCATTCCGGCGGCGGCCAGGTAGTGCAGCGTTTTGCCCTGACCGGGCATGATCACCCGCTGCTGCAAACCGAAGGCATCAGCTTGCGCTATGTAGTGGCCAACCCGTCGTCCTACGCGTACTTCAGCCCGCAGCGTCCGGTGAAGTTCGATGTTTCCAGTTGCCCTGATTTCAATGACTGGAAATACGGCATGCAAAACCTGCCGGCCTACGCCAAGGGGCAAAGTGCCGAGCAGCTTGAGCAGGCGTATGTGTCGCGCAATGTGACTTACCTGCTGGGCCAGCAGGACACCGACCCGAATCACCCGGCGCTCGACAAGAGCTGCGGGGCTGAAACCCAGGGCGCGTATCGCCTGATTCGCGGGCACAACTATTTTGACTACCTCAAGCAGCGGCACCCGCAGTTGGGCCACAAGTTGGTTGAAGTACCGGGCGTTGGGCATAACGGGGACAAGATGTTTACCTCGCCTGAAGGGCAGAAGGTGCTGTTCTCCCAATAACTGACGAAACCGGATCAAAAATGTGGGAGCTGGCTTGCCTGCGATGGCATGCGCTGGGTGTTACTGATACACCGCAGTGTCTGCATCGCAGGCAAGCCAGCTCCCACATTTGATCTTCATTGCCTGGGGTTAGAGCATCCGGCGCAGTACCGCGCAATCTTCGGCATGCCAATCCGCGAGTTCCGGCCACGGGTTATCCGGCAGATTGACCAGCACAGTCTTCGTGCCCGCCGCCCGCCCGCAATCCAGGTCAAACCGGTAATCACCGACCATCACCATCGCTTGCGGCGCCACTTCCCACGCTTGCGCCAGCTTCAACAAACCACCCGGATCAGGCTTTGGCGGCGCATCATCACGCCCCAACACATCCTCGACCGCAAAGCAGTCGGCCAAACCAATCGCCTGCAATGTCACATGGGCCAGCTCCCGCGCATTGCGCGTCAGGATGCCCAGGCGATAACCCCGCCCGGCCAACTCCCGCACCAACTCCACCGCACCGGTCGCCGCCACCGAACCCAGCGCCAACTCACGCTCGTGCTCCAGCAACCACGCGTGCTTGGCCGCGGCTTCATCGGCAGGCAACGCCGCCAGGTGGGTCAGAATGTCGTCGGTCGCCGGAATACCCAGCGCCACGCGAATCGCCGCAAAGTCATGCACGGCCACCGTCAGGGTGCCGTCCATGTCGAACACCCAGTGCTTCACATCAGCCAGGCTCATGCCCAGTCCTTGCGATGACGAATCAAGCCTTCCTGCGTGACCGACGCCACCAATTGCCCGGCGCGGTTGTACACGCTGCCCCGGGAGAACCCACGGGAGTTGCCGGCCCACGGGCTGTCCATGGCGTAGAGCAACCAGTCATCGGCACGCAGGTCGGCGTGGAACCACAGCGCGTGGTCGAGGCTGGCGACTTGCATGTCTTTCTGCCACACGGTCTTGCCATGGGGCAGCAGCGAGGTGGTCAGCAAGCCGAAGTCAGAGGCGTAGGCCAGCAGGTATTTGTGCAGTGCCGGCGAGTCGGCCAGGGCGCCGTCCGCGCGAAACCACACGTACTTGACCGGGTCGGACGGCTGCGGGTTGTAGGGGTCTTTCTCGGTGACCGGGCGCACTTCGATCGGCTTGGGACACAGCAGCTTTTCGCGCATGTGCTCAGGGATCAGGTGCGCGCGCTGTTGGGTCAGCTCCAGCTCCGACGGCAGGTTTTCCGGGCCGACCACCACCGGCATGGTGGTCTGGTGCTCGAAACCTTCTTCGTCGTACTGGAACGAGGCGCTGCAGGTGAAGATCGGATTGCCCTTCTGGATCGCCGTCACCCGGCGCGTGCTGAAACTGCCGCCATCGCGCACCCGGTCCACCGAATACACGACCGGCAACGCCGCATCGCCGGGACGCAGGAAGTAACCGTGCAACGAATGCACATGCCGCGTCTCCTCAACGGTCTGGCTGGCCGCCGACAGCGACTGGCCCAATACCTGGCCGCCGAACAGTTGGCGAAAGCCCAGGTCCTGGCTGCGGCCGCGAAACAGGTTTTCCTCGATCGGCTCCAGGGTCAGCAGGTCCACCAGATCTTCCAACACTTGGCTCATAGAGCATCTCCTACAACAATCTATTGGGCATTCCGGGCTGCTTATCCGTGCAGCGTGTCCAACCATTGGGCGCGGGTGATGCGATACAACACATGATGCCGCACCGGGTCATCCGCTGCGACCTTGGGGTGCTCAAAATCTGCCAGGGGATCGTAATGCATACCGATGGCCTGCATGACTTTTTGTGATGGCAGATTGGCTTCAGTGGTAAACGAGACAATTTCGTTCAGCTTCAGCCGGTCGAAACCGCAGCGCAGCGCCGTCCAGGCGGCTTCACTTGCATAGCCCAGGCCCCAATGCTCCCTGGCCAGGCGCCAGCCAATTTCCACCGCCGGGGTAAACGGGGCGTCGAAGCTCACATTCAACAACCCGGTGAGGCCGATGAATTCGCCGCTGTCCTTGCGCTGCAAGGCCCACAGGCCAAACCCGTACTCGGCGAAATGGCCGCGAATGCGCCCGATCAGCGCGGCGCTTTCCAGGCGACTCAAGGTAGCCGGGAAATACCGCATCACCTGCGGGTCGGCGCACATGCGCGCAAACTCCGGCAAGTCGGCATCGCTCCATTGGCGCAGCACCAGGCGTGCGCTCTCCAATTCCAGTATCGGCTCCATTGGTCCCCCTCCCTTGCCATGTGCGTGAGTGTAACGCGCTGTTAAGATCCTTCGCTGGTTCCCGTCAGAAATCGCCATGCCTTTGCCATTGATCTACCACGACGACTACAGCCCCGAGTTCCCGGCGGACCACCGCTTCCCCATGGATAAATTCCGCCTGCTGCGTGACCACCTGGTGGAGAGCGGCCTGACCCGGGACAGCCAGCTGCTGCGCCCGGAACTGTGCCCCGCCGAGATTCTGGCCCTGGCCCATGAACCTGGGTATATCGAACGCTACATGAGCGGCGAGTTGTCCCGCGAAGACCAGCGGCGCCTCGGCCTGCCCTGGAGCGAAGCGCTGGCCCGGCGCACCGTGCGCGCAGTGGGCGGCTCGTTGCTGGCCGCCGAACAGGCGCTGGAACACGGCCTGGCCTGTCACCTGGCCGGCGGCACCCATCACGCCCACTACGATTACCCGGCGGGGTTCTGCATCTTCAACGACCTGGCGGTGATCAGCCATTACCTGCTGGCCAGCGGGCGGGTCAACCGGGTGCTGATCTTCGACTGCGACGTTCACCAGGGCGACGGCACCGCGCGCATCCTGCACGACACCCCGGACGCGATCACCGTGTCCCTGCACTGCGAAAAGAACTTCCCCGCGCGCAAGGCCGAAAGCGACTGGGACATCCCGCTGCCCATGGGCATGGGCGACGAGGATTACCTCAAGGTCGTCGACGATGCCCTCAACTACCTGCTGCCGCTGTATCAGCCCGACCTGGTGCTGTACGACGCCGGCGTGGATGTGCACAAGGACGACGCCCTCGGCTACCTCAAGCTGACAGACGAAGGCGTCGCCGCCCGCGATGAAAGCGTGATGCGCCACTGCCTGGGCCGCGATATTCCGGTGGTCGGGGTGATCGGCGGCGGCTACAGCAAGGACCGCCCTGCCCTGGCCCGTCGCCACGGGATTCTGCACCACAGTGCGCAGCGCGTCTGGACGTCATCAGGCTGTCATTGAGTTATGCACGTTACCCACAATCGCTGTGGAACTGCCTGTGGATAACCTGAGTGGAAACCTCTGCAAGCCATACGCCGCATGGCCTGCAGAACACTGTACGTTTTTTGATCAGGCAGCATGAGCATCCTCGGGTAGAATGCTCGGCCTACTTTGCCGAACCGCAGTTATCCCCATGTCCCAGACTCAAACCCCACCTCAACACGTCATCATCATCGGCGGTGGCCCGGCCGGGCTGATGGCCGCCGAAGTGTTGAGCCGGGCCGGCGTGCGCGTCGACCTGTACGACGGCATGCCGTCGGTGGGCCGCAAATTCCTGCTGGCGGGCGTTGGCGGCATGAACATCACCCATTCCGAGGCTTACCCGGCGTTCCTGTCGCGCTACGCCGAGCGGGCGCCGTTTATGGCGCCGTTGCTGCGTGAGTTCGGAGCCGAAGCGTTGTGCGAATGGATACACGGGCTGGGGATTGAAACCTTTGTCGGCAGTTCCGGCCGGGTGTTTCCGACCGACATGAAAGCCGCCCCGCTGCTGCGCGCCTGGCTCAAGCGCCTGCGGGACCAGGGCGTGGTTATCCACACCCGGCATCGCTGGCTGGGCTGGACCGCCGACGGCGGCTTACTTATCCACAGCCCGGACGGCGAAAAAACGGTCCACAGCGACGCCGTGCTGTTGGCTTTGGGTGGCGGCAGTTGGTCGCGACTGGGCTCCGACGGTGCCTGGCTCACGTTGCTGGAAGACAAGGGCGTGCCGTACACCCCGCTGCAACCGAGCAATTGCGGCTTCGAGGTGCCGGCCTGGAGCGACCTGATGGTCAGCAAATTCGCCGGTGCACCGTTGAAAAACGTCGCCATCGGGTTGGCAGACGACAAGCCCCGGTTGGGCGAATGCGTGGTCACCGCCACAGGTATCGAGGGCAGCCTGATCTATGCGCTGTCGGCGCCGATTCGCGAGGCCATCAATCGCGATGGATCGGCCACCGTGCATCTCGACCTGCTGCCGAGCAAGCCACTGGACAAGGTGATTGCGGCGCTGAGCAAGCCGCGAGGGTCACGCTCGATGAGCAAACATTTGCACAGCCAGTTGGGGTTGGATGGGGTGAAGGCCGCTCTGTTGCGCGAATTGGCACCGGCGGAGCACTTCAATGATCCCGCGCAATTGGCAGTCGATATCAAGGCGCTGCCACTGACGCTGGTGAAAACCCGGCCGATGGACGAGGCCATCAGTACTGCGGGCGGTGTGCCGTTTGAGGCACTGGATGAGCGGCTGATGCTCAAGCAACTACCCGGCGTATTTTGCGCAGGCGAAATGCTGGATTGGGAGGCGCCTACCGGCGGGTATTTGCTGACCGGGTGTTTTGCCAGCGGGCGAGTGGCGGGGCAAGGCATTTTGGCGGCGCTGAAAGTTGCAGAGGGGCAGCCCCTTCGCCAAGGGATGCACCCTCTCTGAGCGTTACAGCAGTTGTTTTCTCAGGCCACCGTGAACATACCGCTGATTGGCCTTCGGGCGCCCTTGCAGGTCAATCACCATCGTTCGCACACGCTGCTGAAACGCCTGCAAAGCGTCGAGCACCTGGTCATCCACCGGAAGCCGCTGTACGGCACTTGGCGCGCAATGCTCACCGGATGAATGACCGGTCTCCAGCGCCTCCAGCTCGAACTCCTCAAACTCGTCACTTCCCGTCAAAGCACGTCCCTCCGGTTCTTCTGGAGTCTCCACACCCAACCCGTCAATTTTGCTTTAGACCCTGTTTATGAACCTGGTAATTAACACCAAACGAATCTTCCACCACCTTGAGGTGTGGAGCCCCGGCCCCCAGTAGTTTTTCCAAATCACCCAGGTATTTCTCCTGGACGTAATAAAGTGCAACACCACTGTCGTCATACCCGGCCTCGCCGGCATCTTTTTTGTACGCTTCCTTCAAGTTGCGGTATTGCTGCTCAGCCGTCTCCTTGATTGTATTAAGCGTCTCTTCCAGGCCCTGTTTGGTTCCCGGCGATAACTCGAAGTTATTCTTCATATGCTCCACATACTCCTTGCCAGCCCGATAGGCTGGATAAAGAGTACCCGCCGTTATCAGCTCGTTCGCCTTGTCCAGTAAGCGACTCGCGGTTTCTTTTATTTTGGCGTCGGCCTCCGCCTTGCTCTTCCTGGATTCGTTGACGCCAATACCGACACCCGTAACGACCAACCCACCTATTATCGCCGCCGCGAACGGCACCAAAAAAACAGCCATATGTGCTCTCCACTTAAAGTCGATATTCATAAGTCAGTCCACTGACTTAATCATAGTGACCCGTGGCGGCCTTCAGTTCCGGTCGAACACAACTTTCAACCAGACAAAGTATGTCCGAGCGAGAACAAGGTAATCATTCAGGATGAGATACCCTAACTATCAGTTGCACACTATTCGATATGTTAAACATGAGCGGGATTGCCCCGCCCATCTCATTCGCCGACCGTCTATTTTATAGACCCGGACACTTATTTTTTCTTGCGCGGCCCGGTGTTAAACGCAGGCACCTTGCGCACTGGCTTGATCGACGGCTCCGCCACCGACACTTCACCACTTTCCACCCACTTGCCCAGGTTGCGCTTGCCGCCACCGGATGCCTTGGGTTTCTTCGGCTTTTTCGGCTTCTTCACCACCTGGCCGCTGGCATCGGTGTCCGGCACGCGATGCTCAGGCTCGAAGTCCTGCTCCATCTTGCGGGTCAACGTCTGACGGGTCAGCATCTCAATGGCCGACAGCATGTTCACTTCATCGGCACACACCAGGGAAATCGCCTCACCGGTGTTGCCCGCACGACCGGTACGGCCGATGCGGTGGATGTAGTCCTCGGCCACGATCGGCAGGTCAAAGTTGACCACCAGCGGCAAGTCTTCGATGTCCAGGCCACGGGCTGCCACGTCGGTAGCCACCAGGATCTGCACGTCGCTGCTCTTGAAGCGATCCAGCGCACGCTGGCGCGTGGCTTGTGGCTTGTCGCCGTGAATCCCGTCGGCATTGATGCCCAGGCCCTGGAGTTTTTCCACCAGCGCGTCCACACCGTTACGGGTCTTGGCGAACACCAGCACCTGCTTCCAGCGACCCTTGCGCATCAGGTGCACAAACAGCTCGGCCTTGCGCTTCTTGTCCACCGGCACCACCCATTGCTTGACGGTGTTGGCGGCAACGTTGCGCGGGCTGACTTCGACGGTCAGCGGGTCGTTGAGCATCTGCCCGGCCAACTGGCGGATCTCGTCGGAGAAGGTCGCGGAGAACAGCAGGGTCTGGCGTTTTTTCGGCAACATGCGGTAGATGTTCGCCAGTTCTTCGGAGAAGCCCAGGTCGAGCATGCGGTCGGCTTCGTCCAGCACCAGGGTTTGCAGCTGATTGAGTTTCAGCGCGTTCTGGCGGAACAGGTCGATCAGGCGGCCAGGCGTGGCCACCAGCACATCGACACCTTTGCGCAGCTTCATCATCTGTGGGTTGATGCTCACGCCGCCGTACACGGCGTAAGTGGTCAGCGGCAGGTTTTGCGCGTACTCGGCGACGCTGGCGTGAACCTGTTCGGCGAGTTCGCGGGTCGGGCACAGGATCAGCGCGCGTACCGAGTTGGCGCTGACTTTCGGCCCTTCCATGGTCAGCAGTTGCAGCAGCGGCACGGCGAAACCGGCGGTTTTGCCGGTGCCGGTCTGGGCCGCAGCCATCAGGTCGCGACCGGCCAGCACCGCCGGAATGGCTTGCGCCTGCACCGGCGTCGGGGTCTGGTAGCCAAGCGTCTCAAGGGCGCGCAGCAAGGGTTCGATCAGGCCAAGTGTGGCGAAAGTCATGGAAATACCGTAGGAAAAAGTCAGCGCAAGGTCGCAATGCGCGGCAGTTTACCTTATTTCCGGTTTCGGCTTTCGCCACTGTGGCAGGCTGATCAGCAGCACCGCGCTGATGATCACCAACATTGCCAGGGCTTCTTCCATGCCGATGGTCTCGCCGACAAACACAATCCCGAGCAACACCGCCACCGCCGGGTTGACGTAGGCATAGCTGGTGGCCGCCGCCGGGCGCACGTGCTTGAGCAGGTACATATAGGCGTTGAAGGCGATGATCGAACCGAACACGGTCAAGTAAGCCAGGGCCAGCCAGCCTTCCAGCGGCGGCATGGCTTGCAGGTGTTCGCCGCTGACAGCGCTGAGCACCAGCAGCACGGCACCCGCAATCAGCATCTCCGCCGCACTGGCCATGGCGCCTTGAGGCAGCGGCAAATGCTTGCTCCACACCGAACCGAAGGCCCAGGCCGCCGCCGCAAAAATCAGCAGGGCCGCACCGGTGGGGCTCGATTGCAGGTTGGAACCCATATTGAGCATGGCGATGCCGATAATCCCCAGCACCACCCCGGCCCATTCCAGACGGGTATTACGCGCACCCCAGAAATAACCGCAGAGCAAGGTGAACAGCGGCACGGTCGCCACCGCCAACGCGGCCACGCCGGAAGCCACGCCCGTGTGCTCGGCCACACTGACCGCGCCGTTACCGAAGGTCAGCAGCAAAATGCCGATCTTGCCGGCGGCCTTCCACTGAACCCAGGTCGGCGCCGGGGCCCCACGCCAGCGCAGGAAGGCATACATCAGCGCGCCTGCCGTCATGAAGCGAATCCCCGCCAGCAACAACGGCGGCCAGTACTCCACACCAATGCGAATCACCAGGTAGGTAGACCCCCAGATCACGTACAACGCAAAAAAGGCGGCGATCAACGGTAAGGGAAAGCGACGTGGGCCAGGCATTGGGCAGCTCTGCGGCAGGACAAGGGAGCGTTATTTTAGAAATCCCCGACTGTAAACATAAGTTACAAAACCTGTTTAAAGCGCCAGTACACTTTTCAAAACACGGTTATCAAGGCTATAAACCGTGCTTTCGAAAGCCACGCATTCCCGGAGCCTTATCATGGACAAATACGACCGCATGCTTCTCAGCGCCCTGCTGGAAGACGGCCGCGCGTCCTACGCGCAATTGGCGCGCACGGTAAACCTCTCGGCGCCCGCCGTGGCCGAACGGGTGGCGAAGCTGGAAGCCAGTGGTGTGATTACCGGGTATCAGGCCAAGGTCGACCTGTCCAAGGTGGGGTTGCCGATCCAGTGCGTGATTGAGCTGAGGTTGACCAATCATGGGAGCCAGAAGGTGTACGACGCGCTGGCGGAAATTCCCGAGTTGACTGAATGCCATCGGGTGACCGGGGACCCGTGCGTGATCATGCAGGCGGCGGTGGGCTCGATGCCGGAGCTGGAGAGTTTGATCAATCGGGTGGCGAAGTTCGGGTTCAGCAAGACCTCGATCATCTTGTCGAGTGCGATAGAGCGCCGGGTGCCGCTGGGGCAGTTGGAAGGGAATGGGAAGAATGGTGGGTGATCTATCGCCATCGCGGGCAAGCCCGGCTCCCACAGTTGATCGCATCCAGCCCAGGCAACGCGCTCAACTGTGGGAGCTGGCTTGCCTGCGATGGCGTCAGTAGCTTCACCGCTGCCGCACAATCAAGTCTACGATTTGCTTGATGGTAGTAATTCCGTTCCAGTCTTCTTGGGTAGCGCGCAAATCGAATTGCCACTTGATCTGCATGACGAAGCAAGTCAGATCATCATCAATGATCTCAAAGTCATGAATAAAGTCTGTCTGCTCTGTCACCTGACTTCGATCTATGAAGCCGACGATATCAACAAAAAGTTGAATGACTTTTTCGCTGACCTCAATTCGCGTGAGGTTACTTTCCATTTCCTTCCTCATACACCTACTTTTTAAGGGCCAGCAAGACTGATCCCTTTCATTTGCAGGACCTTTCCTAGCGCGCTTTCAAGCCTTGCCCACACTGGATCACATCGCTAGTCTCGCCCGGTCATCGACCATTCGGTGACCGGATGTGCAAGTCCGATTGCAAGGGGTGACAGCTTCCATTTCAGGAGTTCCACCATGATCAAAACAACCAGTTCCCACGAAGAAATCCTCAGCGACAACACCCTCACCCGCCGCGCCATCGATTACTACCTCAAAGCCTCCGCCCCGGACGGCGCCCCCTTCGTGCTGAACGACAACATGAGCTTCGAAGACGCCCTGGCACGGGCGGCCGATTTGCTGCATTGCGCCGTGGCAACCGCACAGATATCCGGCGAGCCCATGAACGGGCAGCAGCGGGCGGTGATGCATTTGGTGGAGATGGCGA
Proteins encoded:
- a CDS encoding GNAT family N-acetyltransferase, encoding MEPILELESARLVLRQWSDADLPEFARMCADPQVMRYFPATLSRLESAALIGRIRGHFAEYGFGLWALQRKDSGEFIGLTGLLNVSFDAPFTPAVEIGWRLAREHWGLGYASEAAWTALRCGFDRLKLNEIVSFTTEANLPSQKVMQAIGMHYDPLADFEHPKVAADDPVRHHVLYRITRAQWLDTLHG
- the yedA gene encoding drug/metabolite exporter YedA, with translation MPGPRRFPLPLIAAFFALYVIWGSTYLVIRIGVEYWPPLLLAGIRFMTAGALMYAFLRWRGAPAPTWVQWKAAGKIGILLLTFGNGAVSVAEHTGVASGVAALAVATVPLFTLLCGYFWGARNTRLEWAGVVLGIIGIAMLNMGSNLQSSPTGAALLIFAAAAWAFGSVWSKHLPLPQGAMASAAEMLIAGAVLLVLSAVSGEHLQAMPPLEGWLALAYLTVFGSIIAFNAYMYLLKHVRPAAATSYAYVNPAVAVLLGIVFVGETIGMEEALAMLVIISAVLLISLPQWRKPKPEIR
- a CDS encoding acyl carrier protein; this translates as MESNLTRIEVSEKVIQLFVDIVGFIDRSQVTEQTDFIHDFEIIDDDLTCFVMQIKWQFDLRATQEDWNGITTIKQIVDLIVRQR
- a CDS encoding HAD family hydrolase, whose amino-acid sequence is MSLADVKHWVFDMDGTLTVAVHDFAAIRVALGIPATDDILTHLAALPADEAAAKHAWLLEHERELALGSVAATGAVELVRELAGRGYRLGILTRNARELAHVTLQAIGLADCFAVEDVLGRDDAPPKPDPGGLLKLAQAWEVAPQAMVMVGDYRFDLDCGRAAGTKTVLVNLPDNPWPELADWHAEDCAVLRRML
- a CDS encoding TIGR03862 family flavoprotein, which codes for MSQTQTPPQHVIIIGGGPAGLMAAEVLSRAGVRVDLYDGMPSVGRKFLLAGVGGMNITHSEAYPAFLSRYAERAPFMAPLLREFGAEALCEWIHGLGIETFVGSSGRVFPTDMKAAPLLRAWLKRLRDQGVVIHTRHRWLGWTADGGLLIHSPDGEKTVHSDAVLLALGGGSWSRLGSDGAWLTLLEDKGVPYTPLQPSNCGFEVPAWSDLMVSKFAGAPLKNVAIGLADDKPRLGECVVTATGIEGSLIYALSAPIREAINRDGSATVHLDLLPSKPLDKVIAALSKPRGSRSMSKHLHSQLGLDGVKAALLRELAPAEHFNDPAQLAVDIKALPLTLVKTRPMDEAISTAGGVPFEALDERLMLKQLPGVFCAGEMLDWEAPTGGYLLTGCFASGRVAGQGILAALKVAEGQPLRQGMHPL
- a CDS encoding DUF6124 family protein, yielding MIKTTSSHEEILSDNTLTRRAIDYYLKASAPDGAPFVLNDNMSFEDALARAADLLHCAVATAQISGEPMNGQQRAVMHLVEMAKVVVDRSLDCLQPR
- a CDS encoding histone deacetylase family protein, with the protein product MPLPLIYHDDYSPEFPADHRFPMDKFRLLRDHLVESGLTRDSQLLRPELCPAEILALAHEPGYIERYMSGELSREDQRRLGLPWSEALARRTVRAVGGSLLAAEQALEHGLACHLAGGTHHAHYDYPAGFCIFNDLAVISHYLLASGRVNRVLIFDCDVHQGDGTARILHDTPDAITVSLHCEKNFPARKAESDWDIPLPMGMGDEDYLKVVDDALNYLLPLYQPDLVLYDAGVDVHKDDALGYLKLTDEGVAARDESVMRHCLGRDIPVVGVIGGGYSKDRPALARRHGILHHSAQRVWTSSGCH
- a CDS encoding Lrp/AsnC family transcriptional regulator; translated protein: MDKYDRMLLSALLEDGRASYAQLARTVNLSAPAVAERVAKLEASGVITGYQAKVDLSKVGLPIQCVIELRLTNHGSQKVYDALAEIPELTECHRVTGDPCVIMQAAVGSMPELESLINRVAKFGFSKTSIILSSAIERRVPLGQLEGNGKNGG
- a CDS encoding DEAD/DEAH box helicase yields the protein MTFATLGLIEPLLRALETLGYQTPTPVQAQAIPAVLAGRDLMAAAQTGTGKTAGFAVPLLQLLTMEGPKVSANSVRALILCPTRELAEQVHASVAEYAQNLPLTTYAVYGGVSINPQMMKLRKGVDVLVATPGRLIDLFRQNALKLNQLQTLVLDEADRMLDLGFSEELANIYRMLPKKRQTLLFSATFSDEIRQLAGQMLNDPLTVEVSPRNVAANTVKQWVVPVDKKRKAELFVHLMRKGRWKQVLVFAKTRNGVDALVEKLQGLGINADGIHGDKPQATRQRALDRFKSSDVQILVATDVAARGLDIEDLPLVVNFDLPIVAEDYIHRIGRTGRAGNTGEAISLVCADEVNMLSAIEMLTRQTLTRKMEQDFEPEHRVPDTDASGQVVKKPKKPKKPKASGGGKRNLGKWVESGEVSVAEPSIKPVRKVPAFNTGPRKKK
- the tesB gene encoding acyl-CoA thioesterase II, translating into MSQVLEDLVDLLTLEPIEENLFRGRSQDLGFRQLFGGQVLGQSLSAASQTVEETRHVHSLHGYFLRPGDAALPVVYSVDRVRDGGSFSTRRVTAIQKGNPIFTCSASFQYDEEGFEHQTTMPVVVGPENLPSELELTQQRAHLIPEHMREKLLCPKPIEVRPVTEKDPYNPQPSDPVKYVWFRADGALADSPALHKYLLAYASDFGLLTTSLLPHGKTVWQKDMQVASLDHALWFHADLRADDWLLYAMDSPWAGNSRGFSRGSVYNRAGQLVASVTQEGLIRHRKDWA